The following proteins come from a genomic window of Solwaraspora sp. WMMA2065:
- a CDS encoding IS256 family transposase → MIDKQALDALLAQVKGDGLRLTGPGGFLSELVRAVLERGLRAELTEHLGYARRDATGNGSGNSRNGSTAKTVQTEIGPVDVKVPRDRAGTFTPMLVPKNARRLGGLSDVIISLYAGGMTVRDICHHLQRVYGTEVSPDTVSTITDEVLEEVKAWQHRPLDEVYPIVYVDALMVKVRDGAQVRNKACYLVVGVNTDGVKHVLGIWVQQTEGAKFWMQVCTELRNRGVRDVLIACCDGLTGPPEAIEAVWPHTTVQTCVVHYSEVAVMPMPRRMPVRLFRSVLVLSA, encoded by the coding sequence CTGATCGACAAGCAGGCCCTGGACGCGTTGCTGGCCCAGGTCAAGGGTGACGGGCTGCGGCTGACCGGGCCGGGCGGGTTCCTGTCCGAGCTGGTACGCGCCGTTCTGGAACGGGGGCTGCGGGCCGAGTTGACCGAGCATCTGGGCTACGCCCGTCGTGACGCGACGGGTAACGGCTCGGGCAACTCGCGTAACGGGTCGACCGCGAAGACGGTGCAGACCGAGATCGGCCCGGTCGATGTGAAGGTGCCCCGGGACCGGGCGGGCACGTTCACCCCGATGCTGGTGCCGAAGAACGCCCGCCGGCTCGGTGGCCTGTCGGACGTGATCATCAGCCTGTACGCGGGTGGGATGACGGTCCGCGACATCTGTCACCACCTGCAGCGGGTCTACGGCACCGAGGTGTCACCCGACACGGTCTCCACCATCACCGACGAAGTTCTGGAGGAGGTGAAGGCGTGGCAGCACCGGCCGTTGGACGAGGTGTACCCGATCGTCTACGTCGACGCGTTGATGGTGAAGGTCCGCGACGGCGCCCAGGTCCGTAACAAGGCCTGTTACCTCGTCGTGGGGGTCAACACCGACGGGGTCAAGCACGTCCTCGGTATCTGGGTGCAGCAGACCGAGGGGGCGAAGTTCTGGATGCAGGTCTGCACCGAGCTGCGTAACCGTGGCGTGCGTGATGTGCTGATCGCCTGCTGTGACGGGTTGACCGGTCCGCCCGAGGCGATCGAGGCGGTGTGGCCGCACACCACCGTGCAGACGTGTGTGGTGCATTACTCCGAGGTCGCGGTTATGCCGATGCCGCGGCGTATGCCGGTGCGGCTGTTCAGGTCCGTTCTGGTGTTGTCGGCATAA
- a CDS encoding trypsin-like serine protease → MRIRLTLAIAATALVGAFVAPSAAAAAPQQIIGGGTVSSAPWAAAVFQNGSFACSGSIIASRWVLTARHCLGGSMSVRVGSVYRSSGGATSTVSATYGRYDLGLLYLSSAVSTSYVTLASSNPPVGSTNTIYGWGRTCSNCDASAQLKAASVRTTTNGASDAYGGPAIRSTGVNGVAWRGDSGGPQFYNGQQVGVCSTGNGSTYQNYASVASSRSWIRSVAGV, encoded by the coding sequence TTGCGTATCCGACTCACCCTGGCCATCGCCGCGACCGCGCTGGTCGGCGCGTTCGTGGCCCCGTCCGCCGCGGCTGCGGCACCGCAACAGATCATCGGCGGCGGCACGGTTTCCTCGGCACCGTGGGCGGCCGCCGTCTTCCAGAACGGCTCGTTCGCCTGTTCCGGCTCGATCATCGCCTCACGGTGGGTGCTGACCGCGCGGCACTGTCTCGGCGGGTCGATGTCGGTGCGAGTGGGCAGTGTCTACCGCTCCTCGGGTGGCGCGACCAGCACGGTCAGCGCCACGTACGGCCGGTACGACCTCGGCCTGCTCTACCTGAGCTCGGCGGTTTCCACCAGCTACGTCACGTTGGCGTCCAGCAACCCACCGGTCGGCTCGACGAACACCATCTACGGCTGGGGCCGGACCTGCAGCAACTGTGACGCCTCGGCGCAGCTGAAGGCCGCTTCGGTGCGGACCACGACGAACGGCGCGTCCGACGCGTACGGCGGCCCGGCGATCCGCAGCACCGGGGTGAACGGCGTGGCCTGGCGGGGCGACTCCGGCGGTCCGCAGTTCTACAACGGGCAGCAGGTGGGTGTCTGCTCGACCGGCAACGGGTCGACGTACCAGAACTACGCCTCGGTGGCGTCCAGCCGGAGCTGGATCCGGTCGGTGGCCGGGGTCTGA
- a CDS encoding tyrosine-type recombinase/integrase: MTTDPRAALADYLKLRRGLGYGLRRDEKLIVQFLDYLDDLGRTAFTVDDALAWAKLPEPASPGWPGMRLSVVRSFAAYLHALDPTVPVVPPGLLPSRGRRAVPYLYSDADLAALLQQTESLKTPLRTATMRTLIGLLAVTGMRLGEALAADDSDLDADAGVLVVRHAKFGKQRLLPLHDSTVAALTAYRAIRHAWFPTPVSPALLVSQAGTRLLVFNVGVTFARLARRAGLAPRSPSCRPRPHDLRHTFAVRTLLGWYRDGADIDTRLPLLSTYLGHVSPKNTYWYLDAAPELMAEAAQRLRSASGPRP; encoded by the coding sequence ATGACCACCGATCCGCGGGCCGCGCTGGCCGACTACCTGAAGCTGCGGCGCGGGCTGGGCTATGGGCTACGCCGCGACGAGAAGCTGATCGTGCAGTTCCTCGACTATCTCGACGACCTCGGCCGCACCGCGTTCACCGTCGATGATGCGTTGGCCTGGGCGAAGCTGCCGGAGCCGGCCAGCCCGGGCTGGCCGGGAATGCGGCTGTCCGTGGTGCGCAGCTTCGCCGCCTACCTGCACGCCCTGGACCCGACGGTGCCGGTCGTCCCGCCCGGACTCCTGCCAAGCCGGGGACGCCGGGCGGTGCCTTACCTCTACTCCGACGCCGACCTGGCCGCCCTGTTACAGCAGACCGAGTCGCTGAAGACACCGCTGCGCACCGCTACTATGCGCACGCTCATCGGGCTGCTCGCGGTCACCGGCATGCGTCTGGGCGAGGCGCTGGCCGCCGATGACAGCGACCTCGACGCCGACGCCGGTGTCCTGGTGGTGCGGCACGCCAAGTTCGGCAAGCAGCGCCTGCTGCCGCTGCACGACAGCACCGTCGCCGCGCTGACCGCCTACCGCGCGATCCGCCACGCGTGGTTCCCCACCCCGGTCAGCCCCGCCCTGCTTGTGTCGCAGGCAGGCACCCGCCTGCTCGTCTTCAACGTCGGCGTGACCTTCGCCCGGCTCGCCCGCCGGGCCGGGCTGGCCCCACGCTCGCCGTCATGCCGTCCCCGGCCGCACGACCTACGCCACACGTTCGCGGTCCGCACCCTGCTGGGCTGGTATCGCGACGGCGCCGACATCGACACCCGGCTACCTCTGCTGTCGACCTACCTGGGGCACGTGTCGCCGAAGAACACGTACTGGTACCTCGACGCCGCGCCCGAGCTGATGGCCGAGGCCGCCCAAAGGCTGCGATCGGCGTCAGGACCACGGCCATGA
- a CDS encoding tyrosine-type recombinase/integrase, with protein MDLLGARVVGPLESHAAGYAAHLEQRGYTLATRRNWMTLVAHLSRWLAGEGLGAAGLTGQVARRYVAARAAAGYRACRSSRSLDPLLSYLRDVQAAPAEPPAAVSAGDALVERFRAYLLAERGVKPDVAEFYVVSVRPFVSTVMVGDGVDAARLSARTVTAYLSGLTRSLAPKTVQGRASALRALLRFWFLDGVADTDLSVSVPKVAHRASGLPKGLPAEQVTALLASCDTHSVNGLRDRAILTMLARMGLRAGEVAGLQLDDLDWRQGEVVVRGKGGHRDRLPLPVDVGQALVDYLEAGRPAGALDRCVFVRVKSPRRGLTSIGVTQVVNAAGHRAGLGTVYAHRLRHSAATAMLAAGAPLTEIGQVLRHRSVLTTAIYAKVDIAALRSLAMPWPQEVRR; from the coding sequence ATGGATCTTCTGGGAGCCCGGGTGGTCGGGCCTTTGGAGTCGCACGCGGCGGGGTACGCCGCGCATCTTGAGCAGCGCGGCTACACCTTGGCGACGCGGCGTAACTGGATGACGCTGGTGGCGCACCTGAGCCGGTGGCTGGCGGGTGAAGGGCTGGGTGCGGCGGGGTTGACGGGGCAGGTGGCGCGTCGTTACGTCGCGGCTCGTGCGGCGGCCGGCTACCGTGCCTGCCGTTCATCCCGGTCACTGGACCCGTTGCTGTCGTACCTGCGTGACGTGCAGGCGGCGCCGGCCGAGCCGCCTGCCGCTGTGTCGGCTGGCGATGCGCTGGTGGAGCGGTTCCGGGCGTACTTGCTGGCGGAACGCGGGGTGAAGCCTGACGTCGCCGAGTTCTACGTCGTGTCTGTGCGACCGTTCGTGTCCACGGTGATGGTCGGCGACGGCGTTGACGCGGCGAGGCTGTCGGCGCGGACGGTGACGGCGTACCTGTCCGGGTTGACCCGTTCGTTGGCGCCCAAGACCGTTCAGGGTCGCGCGTCGGCGTTGCGGGCGCTGCTGCGGTTCTGGTTCCTCGACGGCGTCGCCGACACCGATCTGTCGGTGTCCGTGCCGAAGGTCGCGCACCGCGCGTCGGGTCTGCCCAAAGGGCTACCCGCAGAGCAGGTCACGGCACTGCTCGCGTCGTGCGACACGCACAGCGTGAACGGGCTGCGGGACCGGGCGATCCTGACCATGTTGGCGCGTATGGGCCTGCGGGCCGGTGAGGTCGCGGGGCTGCAGCTCGACGATCTGGACTGGAGGCAGGGCGAGGTCGTGGTGCGCGGCAAGGGCGGCCATCGTGACCGCCTGCCGCTGCCGGTCGACGTCGGGCAGGCCTTGGTCGACTATCTCGAAGCGGGTCGGCCCGCGGGCGCGCTGGACCGGTGCGTGTTCGTCCGGGTGAAGTCCCCGCGTCGTGGACTGACCAGCATCGGCGTGACGCAGGTGGTCAACGCGGCCGGGCACCGCGCCGGGCTGGGCACTGTTTACGCCCATCGGCTGCGGCACAGCGCGGCGACCGCGATGCTGGCCGCGGGGGCGCCGCTGACCGAGATCGGCCAGGTGCTGCGTCACCGCAGCGTGTTGACCACGGCCATCTACGCCAAGGTCGACATCGCGGCGCTGCGCAGCCTGGCGATGCCTTGGCCGCAGGAGGTGAGGCGATGA
- a CDS encoding site-specific integrase translates to MSSERRTAQSWTVARWLEHWLQTRTRLRPTTKLLYARDIERFLIPHVGRTLLSELTSSQLNAAFRAIARQRNKYDRPHSASTLRHVRATLRAALNAAIREDLLTDNPARRVELPHPGQTRAHIWTDENVAAWQETGIRPAVSVWTAPQLAAFLDFTANDPLHALWRLIGLRGLRRGEVAGLRWSDTNLDANELTIHQQRTSAGHHVYEGPPKSASGQRVVALDEATATALAHHRQQQQQQAVRRIEARQTYRDTGYVFTRPDGQPYHPGYFTQRFPTLVQKSTLPPIRLHDLRHGAASLAHNSGADLKTIQAQLGHSRIDTTADVYTSVLPAAQHQAAAATAELVRNAARERRAAIRRAARKAARTAKKPGASTEPDQPEDRRTPGQGHDDH, encoded by the coding sequence ATGTCATCGGAGCGCCGTACCGCGCAGAGCTGGACGGTGGCGCGGTGGCTGGAGCACTGGCTCCAGACCCGGACACGGCTGCGCCCGACCACCAAGCTGCTCTACGCCCGCGACATCGAACGGTTCCTCATCCCGCACGTCGGACGGACGCTCCTGTCGGAGCTGACCTCAAGCCAGCTCAACGCGGCGTTCCGTGCCATCGCGCGGCAACGCAACAAGTACGACCGGCCCCACTCGGCATCGACACTGAGGCACGTCCGTGCCACGCTCCGAGCCGCCCTCAACGCGGCGATCCGGGAGGACCTGCTCACCGACAACCCCGCACGTCGGGTCGAACTGCCCCACCCGGGCCAGACCCGAGCGCACATCTGGACCGACGAAAACGTCGCGGCCTGGCAGGAAACCGGCATCCGGCCGGCGGTCTCGGTCTGGACGGCACCCCAACTCGCCGCGTTCCTCGACTTCACCGCCAACGATCCGCTCCACGCCCTCTGGCGCCTGATCGGCCTGCGCGGGCTCCGCAGGGGCGAGGTCGCCGGCCTGCGTTGGTCCGACACCAACCTCGACGCCAACGAGCTGACCATCCACCAGCAGCGAACGTCCGCCGGACACCACGTCTACGAGGGGCCACCCAAGAGCGCGTCGGGACAGCGGGTCGTCGCCCTCGACGAGGCCACCGCCACCGCCCTGGCCCACCACCGCCAGCAACAACAGCAACAGGCCGTCCGACGGATCGAAGCCCGGCAGACCTACCGCGACACCGGATACGTCTTCACCCGACCCGACGGCCAGCCCTACCACCCCGGCTACTTCACCCAACGGTTCCCAACTCTGGTCCAGAAATCCACCCTGCCACCCATCCGGCTACACGACCTGCGGCACGGCGCCGCGTCGCTCGCCCACAACTCCGGCGCGGATCTCAAAACCATCCAAGCCCAGCTCGGCCACTCGCGGATCGACACCACCGCAGACGTGTACACCAGCGTGCTACCAGCAGCCCAACATCAGGCCGCCGCGGCCACCGCTGAACTCGTCCGCAATGCAGCCCGGGAACGCCGCGCCGCTATCAGGCGCGCCGCCCGCAAGGCCGCCAGGACGGCGAAAAAACCAGGAGCCTCAACGGAGCCGGACCAGCCGGAGGACCGTCGAACACCAGGTCAAGGCCATGATGATCACTGA
- a CDS encoding LuxR family transcriptional regulator: MIGLTQSRDGRSLAPSSDEVPFVGRQAQLQVLHESLRRVERGNTAAVFVMGESGIGKSRLLSAASDRLRTAGALVLSGACLDIGDSSPLHPLRQALRRYQPAAGRAGVLSGAAANELISVLDGEARHPDGAGDLLERLTRGLGAVAAGRTLVLVMDDLQWADLTTRHLLLYLLAGLGDVRLLLLGAARTETLRGDDPIRRMLLELRRSRSRSGAVHVLDLEPLDRTETAQLVAELLGGDPEPDLAESVWRRSGGVPFVAEELARDARDGRDGLSETLSEITLAHVDALPADAQLVSHAVAAGVEPVAHDLLARVAQLGEDRLLQAVREAVGQRVLLSEPDGYRFRYPLIREVLEPRLLPGERVRWHRRYAEALAAGPTGDLQHARLAYHWREAGETTRALPAVVAAAEEAERLYGFAEAFEHWASAVDLANQVPPAWLVEFDATTLGRRAAEAAHRSGEHERALTLLEQLATNLFGPPPSWLYTLRARYLTAVGQLAEAEREYDRTLAAADATSGERVAAAAHSADLLLQLCRYADAGRRAQEALDLAAGVPDCASAMVLAGVTLGYSQAYLNDPAAGKEAVRQARRTAELSGGPADVAVADLQLAELLSGHLNELEEGVAVARHGAERAERVGLARTYGTRLLSAAANGLFRLGRWSEAEEAITAALRHRPSGADAVELLLARCRIHVGFGHLDGAESDLEAIETLLAAGGGMRHMLPLLTLRAGLAMWRGRHAEAREAVQQGIDLAERHSGDVWLQAPLVWHGLRAEAEARSSGTPIDPQAVQRLVKVVGRMERSSNTETAAPVRDAVIGYRELCAAEISRIDGGSDPVLWSRAAEVWERRCHPYPAAYARLRQAEALYGIRTRNADATRALQAAYRTARRLGARPFTEEIQALARRARVALSAGESEPMPEVDSQERVTLRTGLTSPPTVGERVARALVNDRAKRTSMVERAGQVLAPGGPDELAVLTDRERQVLELVAEGRTNRATAEVLFISERTVGVHVSNILNKLQVKTRVEATRVFMRNQPRA, from the coding sequence GTGATCGGATTGACACAGTCACGCGATGGCAGGTCGCTGGCCCCCAGCTCCGACGAGGTTCCCTTCGTCGGGCGGCAGGCTCAGCTGCAGGTGTTGCACGAGTCGCTACGTAGGGTCGAGCGGGGGAACACGGCTGCTGTCTTCGTCATGGGCGAGAGCGGCATCGGTAAGTCGCGGCTGCTGAGCGCGGCCAGCGACCGGCTCCGTACTGCCGGTGCCCTGGTGCTCTCCGGGGCATGTCTGGACATTGGGGACTCATCGCCGCTGCACCCACTTCGGCAGGCTCTGCGGCGTTATCAGCCGGCGGCCGGCCGGGCTGGCGTTCTGTCCGGCGCCGCGGCCAACGAGTTGATCTCGGTGCTGGACGGCGAGGCCCGGCACCCCGACGGAGCCGGTGACCTGCTGGAACGGCTCACCCGTGGACTCGGCGCGGTCGCCGCCGGACGGACCCTGGTGCTGGTCATGGACGATCTGCAGTGGGCCGACCTGACCACCCGGCATCTGCTGCTGTACCTCCTCGCCGGGCTGGGGGACGTCCGGCTGCTGCTGCTCGGCGCCGCGCGGACCGAGACGCTGCGGGGCGACGATCCGATCCGCCGCATGCTGCTGGAGTTACGCCGGTCCCGGTCGCGTTCCGGGGCGGTCCACGTGTTGGATCTGGAGCCCCTGGACCGGACGGAAACCGCCCAACTCGTCGCGGAGCTGCTCGGCGGCGACCCGGAGCCGGACCTGGCCGAGTCGGTGTGGCGGCGCAGCGGTGGGGTGCCGTTCGTCGCCGAGGAACTGGCCCGGGACGCCCGGGACGGCCGGGACGGCCTGTCGGAGACCCTGAGCGAGATCACCCTGGCCCACGTCGACGCCCTGCCGGCCGACGCCCAGCTCGTGTCACATGCGGTCGCCGCCGGCGTGGAGCCGGTCGCTCACGACCTGCTGGCCCGGGTCGCCCAGCTCGGCGAGGACCGGCTGCTGCAGGCGGTACGCGAGGCGGTCGGCCAGCGGGTGCTGTTGTCCGAGCCGGACGGGTACCGGTTCCGCTACCCGCTGATCCGGGAGGTCCTGGAGCCGCGGCTGCTGCCGGGCGAGCGGGTCCGGTGGCACCGGCGGTACGCCGAGGCGCTCGCCGCCGGCCCCACCGGTGACCTGCAGCACGCCCGGTTGGCGTACCACTGGCGGGAGGCCGGCGAGACCACCCGGGCGTTGCCGGCCGTGGTCGCCGCCGCCGAGGAGGCGGAGCGGCTGTACGGTTTCGCCGAGGCGTTCGAGCACTGGGCCAGCGCGGTCGACCTGGCCAACCAGGTCCCGCCGGCCTGGCTGGTCGAGTTCGACGCGACCACGCTGGGTCGACGCGCGGCGGAGGCGGCGCACCGCAGCGGCGAGCATGAGCGCGCGCTGACCCTGCTGGAGCAGTTGGCCACCAACCTGTTCGGCCCGCCGCCGTCCTGGCTGTACACCCTGCGGGCACGGTATCTGACAGCGGTCGGCCAGCTGGCCGAGGCGGAGCGCGAGTACGACCGGACGCTGGCCGCGGCCGACGCCACCTCCGGCGAGCGGGTCGCCGCCGCCGCGCACTCCGCCGACCTGCTGCTGCAACTCTGCCGGTACGCCGACGCTGGCCGGCGGGCCCAGGAGGCGCTGGACCTGGCAGCCGGGGTGCCCGACTGTGCGTCGGCGATGGTGCTGGCCGGGGTGACCCTCGGCTACAGCCAGGCGTACCTCAACGACCCGGCGGCGGGCAAGGAAGCGGTCCGGCAGGCGCGGCGTACCGCCGAACTGTCCGGCGGCCCGGCGGACGTCGCCGTCGCCGACCTGCAACTCGCCGAGCTGCTTAGTGGCCACCTCAACGAGTTGGAGGAGGGTGTCGCGGTCGCCCGCCACGGTGCGGAACGGGCCGAGCGGGTCGGGCTGGCCCGTACCTACGGCACCCGGTTGCTCTCCGCCGCCGCCAACGGGCTGTTCCGGCTCGGCCGGTGGAGCGAGGCCGAGGAGGCGATCACGGCCGCGCTGCGGCACCGGCCGTCCGGGGCCGACGCGGTAGAGCTGCTGCTGGCCCGCTGCCGGATCCATGTGGGGTTCGGCCACCTCGACGGTGCGGAGTCCGACCTGGAGGCGATCGAGACCCTGCTGGCCGCTGGCGGCGGGATGCGGCACATGCTGCCGTTGCTGACGTTGCGCGCCGGGCTGGCCATGTGGCGTGGCCGGCATGCCGAGGCGCGGGAGGCGGTACAGCAGGGCATCGACCTGGCCGAGCGGCACTCAGGTGACGTCTGGTTGCAGGCGCCGCTGGTCTGGCACGGGCTACGGGCCGAGGCGGAGGCCCGGTCCAGCGGGACACCGATCGATCCACAGGCGGTGCAGCGCCTGGTCAAGGTGGTCGGTCGGATGGAGCGCAGCAGCAACACGGAGACCGCGGCGCCGGTACGCGACGCGGTGATCGGCTACCGGGAGCTCTGCGCCGCGGAGATCAGCCGGATCGACGGCGGGTCGGACCCGGTGCTCTGGTCGCGGGCCGCCGAGGTATGGGAGCGGCGGTGCCATCCGTACCCGGCGGCGTACGCCCGGTTGCGCCAGGCCGAGGCGCTGTACGGGATCCGTACCCGTAACGCGGACGCGACCCGGGCACTGCAGGCGGCGTACCGGACCGCCCGGCGGCTCGGTGCCCGTCCGTTCACCGAGGAGATCCAGGCCCTGGCACGCCGCGCCCGGGTGGCGCTGAGCGCGGGTGAGTCGGAACCGATGCCCGAGGTGGACAGCCAGGAACGGGTCACTCTGCGGACCGGTCTGACCAGCCCGCCGACTGTCGGCGAACGGGTGGCCCGGGCGTTGGTCAACGACCGCGCGAAGCGGACCTCGATGGTCGAGCGGGCCGGCCAGGTGCTCGCTCCGGGCGGGCCGGACGAGCTTGCGGTGCTGACTGACCGGGAGCGTCAGGTGCTCGAACTGGTCGCGGAGGGACGGACCAACCGGGCGACGGCCGAGGTGCTGTTCATCAGCGAACGTACGGTCGGTGTGCACGTGTCGAACATTCTCAACAAGCTGCAGGTCAAGACGCGGGTGGAGGCGACCCGGGTGTTCATGCGTAACCAGCCGCGTGCCTGA
- a CDS encoding multidrug effflux MFS transporter → MTALAQRSGGSAPVTVVEPAPGELLSPWQRIRLILVLGTLIAVGPLTIDMYLPALPAISDDLQTTAAGVQLTLTGTLAGLAIGQLIIGPLSDVWGRRRPLLVGTGLHVLASVLCAVAPNIAVLGTLRIVQGIGAAAAAVIAMAVVRDMFSGIAFARILSRLLLVMGVAPVLAPTLGSALLSWTHWRGVFAALAVLGLALIAVTALGLPETLPPHRRRPARVLDTLLVYGGLFRDRIFVGLVLVAGFSMASLFAYVAGSSFVLQDQYGLDEQQFGIAFGAGAVGMITATQLNVRLLRRYSPQQILRTSLIAGLVCGLILLGFAATNVGGLPGVLIPLWAVLAAAGFALPNAPALALAGHGEAAGTASAMLGAVQFGVGALAAPVVGLLGTGSIAMATVITGGVLAALIVLLVVVRPGRLPVPDRTAPAPVAPH, encoded by the coding sequence ATGACAGCGCTCGCCCAACGGTCCGGCGGGTCCGCACCAGTCACCGTCGTGGAGCCGGCTCCCGGTGAGTTGCTCAGCCCATGGCAGCGGATCCGGCTGATCCTGGTGCTCGGCACGCTCATCGCGGTCGGCCCGTTGACCATCGACATGTACCTGCCGGCACTACCGGCAATCAGCGACGACCTGCAGACCACCGCAGCCGGCGTCCAATTGACGCTGACCGGCACGCTCGCCGGGCTGGCCATCGGCCAGTTGATCATCGGGCCGCTGTCGGACGTGTGGGGTCGACGCCGACCGCTGCTGGTTGGCACCGGTCTACACGTGCTCGCCTCGGTCCTGTGCGCCGTGGCACCGAACATCGCGGTGCTCGGCACGCTGCGGATCGTCCAAGGTATTGGAGCCGCCGCTGCGGCGGTGATCGCGATGGCGGTCGTCCGGGACATGTTCAGCGGGATCGCCTTCGCCCGCATACTGTCCCGACTGCTGCTGGTCATGGGCGTCGCGCCGGTCCTCGCGCCGACCCTCGGCAGCGCGCTGCTCAGCTGGACGCACTGGCGAGGGGTGTTCGCCGCGCTCGCGGTACTGGGGCTCGCCCTGATCGCGGTGACCGCCCTTGGGCTGCCCGAGACGCTGCCGCCGCACCGCCGCCGTCCGGCCCGGGTGCTGGACACCCTCCTGGTGTACGGAGGCCTGTTCCGGGACCGGATCTTCGTCGGCCTGGTGCTCGTCGCCGGGTTCTCGATGGCCTCGCTGTTCGCGTACGTCGCGGGCTCGTCGTTCGTCCTGCAGGACCAGTACGGTCTCGACGAGCAACAGTTCGGTATCGCGTTCGGGGCCGGAGCGGTCGGCATGATCACCGCCACCCAGCTCAACGTACGGCTGCTCCGCCGCTACTCACCGCAGCAGATCCTGCGGACCTCACTGATCGCCGGGCTGGTGTGCGGGCTGATCCTGCTCGGCTTCGCGGCCACGAACGTCGGCGGGCTACCTGGCGTCCTGATCCCGCTGTGGGCGGTCCTCGCCGCAGCCGGGTTCGCGCTGCCGAACGCTCCCGCGCTGGCCCTGGCCGGCCACGGGGAAGCTGCCGGGACCGCGTCCGCGATGCTCGGGGCGGTGCAGTTCGGTGTCGGCGCGCTCGCCGCGCCGGTCGTCGGGCTACTCGGCACCGGCAGCATCGCCATGGCGACAGTGATCACGGGAGGCGTCCTGGCCGCGCTGATCGTGCTCCTGGTCGTCGTGCGGCCCGGCCGCCTGCCCGTACCCGACCGGACGGCACCGGCACCGGTCGCGCCGCACTGA
- a CDS encoding tyrosine-type recombinase/integrase: MTAVATTVQAFFTNRLIAQRQASPHTVAAYRDAIRMLLQFASTRTAKPLSKLDFADLDATTVAAFLDHLERQRANSVRSRNARLAAIHSLFAFAALHHPEHSDDITRVLAIPAKRGDHRIIEFLTDEETNELLDQPDRATRTGRRDHTMLHLAVQTGLRAGELTALRRRDTHLGAGPHVSCLGKGRKRRATPLTTDTVNLLRTWMAERGGEPDDVLFPTNRGGALSHDALAQRLAVYVARCPRLTARTITPHVLRHTAAMRLLHAGVDITVIALWLGHESVATTQIYLRADMELKQRALDRTTPTGTQPGRYRTPDRLLAFLEAL, encoded by the coding sequence ATGACCGCCGTCGCGACCACGGTGCAGGCATTCTTCACCAACCGACTGATCGCGCAGCGGCAGGCCAGTCCGCACACCGTCGCCGCCTACCGCGACGCCATCCGCATGCTGCTGCAGTTCGCCAGCACCAGGACCGCCAAGCCCTTGTCCAAGCTGGACTTCGCCGACCTGGACGCGACCACAGTCGCCGCGTTCCTGGATCACCTGGAACGACAGCGGGCCAACAGCGTCCGCAGCCGCAACGCCCGCCTCGCCGCGATCCACTCCCTGTTCGCCTTCGCCGCGCTGCACCACCCCGAGCACAGCGACGACATCACCCGAGTGTTGGCCATCCCCGCCAAACGAGGCGATCACCGCATCATCGAGTTCCTCACCGACGAGGAAACCAACGAACTGCTCGACCAGCCCGACCGCGCCACCCGCACCGGCCGCCGCGACCACACCATGCTGCACCTGGCCGTCCAGACAGGGCTTCGCGCCGGCGAACTGACCGCGCTGCGTCGCCGGGACACCCATCTCGGCGCAGGACCCCATGTCAGCTGCCTTGGCAAGGGCCGCAAGCGGCGCGCCACCCCCCTGACCACCGACACCGTCAACCTGCTCCGAACCTGGATGGCCGAACGCGGCGGCGAACCCGACGACGTGTTGTTCCCGACCAACCGCGGCGGCGCACTCAGCCACGACGCACTCGCCCAACGGCTCGCCGTCTACGTCGCGCGATGCCCCCGACTGACCGCAAGAACCATCACCCCACACGTCCTGCGGCACACCGCCGCCATGCGCCTGCTGCACGCCGGCGTCGACATCACCGTCATCGCGCTCTGGCTCGGCCACGAAAGCGTCGCCACGACCCAGATCTACCTACGTGCGGACATGGAACTCAAGCAGCGAGCCCTCGACCGAACAACTCCGACCGGCACACAACCCGGCCGCTACCGCACGCCCGACCGCCTGCTCGCCTTCCTCGAAGCCCTGTGA